In Mastacembelus armatus chromosome 5, fMasArm1.2, whole genome shotgun sequence, a single genomic region encodes these proteins:
- the LOC113130886 gene encoding protein unc-119 homolog B-like, translating into MSGAKARSDAPVAENVSGGGHGTAAPPRNRKPGGGVLKRLKSRRSQVDSRPVTEEDLRAQSGPITPEDVLGLRVATRGYLCKPEDNIYNIDFVRFKIRDLETGTVLFEIAKPPHAEDDEENREADASAGRFVRYQFTPAFLRLRTVGATVEFTIGNRPLNNFRMIERHYFRDHLLKSFDFDFGFCIPNSRNTCEHIYEFPQLSESLVHQMVECPYETRSDSFYFVENRLVMHNKADYAYNGGQ; encoded by the exons ATGAGCGGAGCCAAAGCCCGCAGCGACGCGCCTGTTGCTGAAAATGTCTCCGGCGGCGGGCACGGCACTGCGGCTCCTCCGCGGAACCGCAAGCCTGGCGGAGGGGTTCTGAAGAGGCTGAAGTCCCGGAGGAGCCAGGTGGACAGCAGGCCCGTCACGGAGGAAGACCTGCGGGCACAGAGTGGACCCATCACGCCGGAGGATGTGCTAGGACTGCGGGTGGCTACGCGAG GATACCTCTGTAAACCTGAGGACAATATATATAACATCGACTTTGTACGCTTTAAGATCAGAGACCTGGAAACTGGCACTGTCCTGTTTGAGATTGCTAAACCACCACATGCAG AGGATGACGAGGAGAACAGAGAGGCAGACGCCAGCGCAGGTCGATTTGTACGCTACCAGTTTACACCAGCCTTCCTGCGACTGAGGACTGTGGGAGCCAC GGTGGAATTCACCATTGGAAACCGACCCCTAAACAACTTCCGTATGATTGAGAGGCATTACTTCCGTGATCACCTGCTGAAGagctttgactttgactttggcTTCTGTATCCCAAACAGCCGTAACACCTGTGAGCACATTTACGAGTTCCCTCAGCTATCTGAGAGCCTGG TCCATCAGATGGTGGAGTGTCCTTACGAGACCCGATCAGACAGCTTCTACTTTGTCGAGAACAGACTGGTCATGCACAACAAGGCAGACTATGCCTATAATGGAGGACAGTGA